From Bacillus pumilus, one genomic window encodes:
- a CDS encoding TIGR00730 family Rossman fold protein produces the protein MKTICVFAGSNPGVKDVYKQKAVELGTYMAEQDIRLVYGGSRIGLMGAIADEVLRQGGQVIGVMPKGLFRGEVVHQELTELIEVTGMHERKAKMSELADGFIAMPGGFGTYEELFEVLCWAQIGIHQKPIGLYQVNEYFNPLIDMVKFSVQEGFSNESHLQLLHASSEPEELITQMASYQTPSLQQKWTELS, from the coding sequence ATGAAAACGATTTGTGTGTTTGCTGGTTCGAATCCAGGCGTGAAGGACGTCTACAAACAAAAGGCTGTAGAGCTGGGGACTTATATGGCAGAGCAAGACATCCGTCTTGTATACGGCGGTTCACGAATTGGATTAATGGGTGCCATTGCAGATGAGGTTTTAAGACAAGGCGGGCAAGTGATTGGGGTCATGCCTAAAGGGCTTTTTAGAGGAGAAGTTGTGCATCAAGAGCTGACAGAATTAATCGAGGTAACAGGAATGCATGAACGAAAAGCGAAAATGAGCGAGCTGGCTGATGGATTTATTGCGATGCCCGGCGGCTTTGGTACATATGAAGAATTATTTGAGGTGCTATGCTGGGCACAAATCGGCATCCACCAAAAGCCAATCGGCTTGTATCAAGTGAATGAGTATTTCAATCCGCTCATTGACATGGTGAAGTTTAGTGTACAGGAAGGTTTTTCGAATGAATCACACCTTCAATTGTTACATGCTTCCAGCGAACCGGAGGAATTAATCACGCAGATGGCTTCTTATCAAACACCATCTCTTCAGCAGAAATGGACAGAGTTGTCTTAA
- a CDS encoding beta-class carbonic anhydrase: MGSKLEQILQHNSEFVQERHYEPYKAGKFPEKKLVILTCMDTRLLELLPQSMGLRNGDAKIIKNAGAIVTHPFGSVMRSILLAIYELKAEEVCIVGHHECGMAGLAADPLLEKAKARGIEEKCLSIVKNSGVDLKGWLTGFDSVEESVSQSVKLVKEHPLMPSDVAVHGLVIHPATGKLDVVVKDKQIDAQYT; this comes from the coding sequence ATGGGATCAAAATTAGAACAGATTCTTCAGCACAATTCAGAGTTCGTACAAGAGAGACATTATGAGCCTTACAAAGCGGGGAAATTTCCCGAAAAGAAACTGGTCATATTAACTTGTATGGATACACGTCTTTTGGAATTATTGCCGCAATCCATGGGGCTGCGCAACGGTGATGCCAAGATCATTAAAAATGCGGGCGCCATTGTAACTCATCCGTTCGGCAGTGTGATGAGGAGTATTCTACTAGCCATCTATGAGCTAAAGGCAGAAGAGGTATGCATTGTAGGACATCATGAATGCGGAATGGCAGGTCTTGCGGCAGATCCTTTACTTGAAAAGGCGAAAGCACGCGGCATTGAAGAGAAATGTTTGAGCATTGTGAAAAACTCAGGAGTTGATTTAAAGGGGTGGCTGACAGGCTTTGATTCGGTTGAAGAGAGCGTGTCCCAAAGTGTGAAATTGGTCAAAGAGCATCCATTGATGCCAAGTGATGTGGCTGTTCATGGACTAGTCATTCATCCAGCAACGGGAAAGCTGGATGTTGTTGTGAAAGATAAACAGATTGACGCGCAGTATACCTAA
- a CDS encoding ABC transporter substrate-binding protein — translation MIWLVSLLALLLVACGQKENKEQAASTRTYTTETGEKITIPAKPKRVVVLTAQLGNFKKLGVTPVGMTDVYPESSFLDESGVKRVPIENVEAIAKLKPDLIIAYSQNEQIEKYKKIAKTITFTTSEHSFKEMHIEIGKILGKEALAKKQIQEMDEQLKKDGKEVKAKIGDDKTFSIMDVQPKQVYLFGTDFGRGGEVIYQGYGFSLPEKAEKALPKEGYLGISLEEMNQYTGDYLLVPTKDGKAPNLDITNSGVWKKNRAVKQGHVLYYSINEFIYADPISIEKQSAAFKQMLLKK, via the coding sequence ATGATTTGGCTGGTCAGTCTGCTGGCATTATTATTAGTGGCATGCGGGCAGAAAGAGAATAAAGAGCAAGCAGCAAGTACACGTACATATACAACTGAAACGGGTGAAAAGATCACCATTCCCGCCAAGCCGAAGCGTGTTGTTGTGTTAACAGCGCAGCTTGGAAATTTTAAAAAGTTAGGTGTGACACCTGTTGGCATGACAGATGTTTACCCAGAATCGTCGTTTTTAGATGAATCAGGTGTGAAGCGTGTACCGATCGAAAATGTGGAGGCGATTGCCAAGCTAAAGCCTGATTTGATCATTGCATATTCCCAAAACGAACAGATTGAAAAGTATAAAAAGATTGCCAAAACGATCACGTTTACGACAAGTGAACACAGCTTCAAAGAGATGCATATTGAAATCGGAAAGATTCTTGGAAAAGAAGCGTTAGCGAAAAAACAAATACAAGAAATGGACGAGCAGCTGAAGAAAGACGGCAAAGAGGTCAAAGCAAAAATTGGTGATGACAAGACGTTCTCCATTATGGACGTGCAGCCAAAGCAAGTTTACTTATTTGGTACAGACTTTGGCCGCGGCGGGGAAGTCATCTATCAAGGCTATGGGTTCAGCTTGCCTGAAAAGGCAGAAAAAGCTCTTCCGAAAGAAGGCTATCTTGGTATTTCATTAGAAGAGATGAACCAGTATACAGGTGACTATTTACTTGTACCCACAAAGGATGGAAAAGCACCGAATCTTGATATCACAAACAGCGGTGTATGGAAAAAGAATCGAGCGGTGAAGCAGGGACATGTTCTTTATTATTCAATCAACGAATTTATCTATGCAGATCCGATCTCAATTGAAAAACAGTCTGCTGCGTTTAAACAAATGCTGCTCAAAAAATAA
- a CDS encoding ribonuclease, translated as MKKISSVFTMFALIAAILFSGFIPQQAYAETPLTQTATNETATIQLTSDVHTLAVINTFDGVADYLIRYKRLPDNYITKSQASALGWVASKGNLAEVAPGKSIGGDVFSNREGRLPSASGRTWREADINYVSGFRNADRLVYSSDWLIYKTTDHYATFTRIR; from the coding sequence ATGAAAAAAATCAGTTCGGTTTTTACTATGTTTGCTCTGATCGCTGCTATTCTGTTTTCTGGTTTTATTCCGCAGCAAGCCTATGCCGAAACACCTCTTACACAGACCGCCACAAATGAAACAGCTACTATTCAACTTACATCAGATGTTCATACCCTTGCCGTCATTAATACGTTTGATGGTGTAGCAGATTATTTAATTCGCTACAAACGATTGCCTGATAACTACATCACAAAATCACAAGCAAGTGCTCTTGGATGGGTGGCATCAAAGGGAAATCTAGCAGAGGTTGCCCCAGGTAAAAGCATCGGTGGAGATGTTTTCTCTAACCGGGAGGGACGTCTTCCTTCAGCAAGCGGCCGAACATGGCGTGAGGCAGATATCAACTACGTCTCTGGCTTCCGAAATGCTGACCGCCTCGTGTATTCAAGTGACTGGCTCATTTACAAAACAACAGACCATTATGCAACTTTCACACGTATTCGATAA
- the nikA gene encoding nickel ABC transporter substrate-binding protein, whose protein sequence is MSDQPVYIKKKQSYVTYTLMLFSVMACFLLASCSDNKAFSSMNDREEDELVYASTKDIRDINPHLYGGEMAAQNMVFESLVVNTEKGVQPALAKSWDISKDGRTYTFHLRKGVTFSDGEPFNAKAVKMNMDAVVKNIEKNAWLNLVSEIKSTKAVDDDTFVLTLKEPYYPTLEELGLTRPFRFISPKSFIDGTTAKGVQSYAGTGPYVLKEHKKNQYAVFKANDHYWGKKPKISTVKWKVMPDHQTILLALQKGEIDLLFGADGDMIDGDSFQALKEAGQYGVTVSPPVGSRSIVINSNQPMTKDPKVREAFQYAIQKEMITKGILNGTEQVAHTLLAPSVPYADIPLKKKTYQKEKAEALLDEAGWKLKEDGYRYQNGKRLSVAIYYNSDNAGERTISESIQQDFKQVGIKLDIRGEEKQAFLDRQKTGKFDLMYSLSWGLPYDPQTYVSSFRVASHADYQAQLGLKKKKWLDETITKVLVEPDEQKRKQMYRDILMYIHDENVYIPISYSVTKAVYNKRLKGIGFHVSQYEIPFDRMYFSS, encoded by the coding sequence ATGAGTGATCAGCCTGTTTACATAAAGAAAAAGCAATCCTATGTAACATACACCTTGATGCTGTTTTCAGTCATGGCATGTTTTTTATTGGCATCATGCTCTGATAATAAAGCATTTTCCAGCATGAATGACAGAGAAGAAGATGAGCTGGTGTATGCAAGTACAAAAGATATAAGGGACATCAATCCCCATTTATATGGTGGAGAGATGGCCGCTCAAAATATGGTGTTTGAATCGCTTGTCGTCAATACCGAGAAAGGCGTTCAGCCTGCCTTAGCGAAAAGCTGGGATATTTCAAAAGATGGAAGGACCTACACCTTTCACCTTCGAAAAGGCGTGACTTTTTCAGATGGCGAGCCTTTTAATGCAAAGGCAGTGAAAATGAACATGGACGCTGTCGTCAAAAATATTGAAAAGAACGCTTGGCTTAATCTCGTATCCGAAATCAAATCCACAAAGGCGGTGGATGACGATACATTTGTTCTTACGTTAAAGGAGCCTTATTACCCTACGTTAGAAGAACTGGGCTTAACACGCCCCTTCCGTTTTATTTCTCCAAAAAGCTTCATTGATGGAACGACAGCAAAAGGAGTTCAAAGCTATGCAGGCACAGGTCCTTATGTGCTAAAGGAACATAAAAAAAATCAATATGCCGTTTTTAAAGCGAATGACCACTACTGGGGGAAAAAGCCAAAAATTTCAACAGTAAAGTGGAAAGTCATGCCGGATCACCAAACGATTTTACTTGCCCTGCAAAAAGGAGAGATTGATCTCTTATTTGGAGCAGATGGCGACATGATCGACGGAGACTCATTCCAGGCTTTAAAGGAAGCAGGTCAATACGGTGTGACCGTGAGTCCTCCTGTTGGTTCAAGATCGATCGTCATCAATTCAAACCAGCCAATGACAAAAGATCCGAAAGTCAGAGAAGCGTTTCAATATGCCATTCAAAAAGAGATGATCACAAAAGGCATTTTAAATGGAACGGAACAGGTGGCACATACGCTGCTTGCCCCGTCCGTTCCTTACGCAGATATCCCGCTGAAAAAGAAAACCTATCAAAAAGAGAAAGCAGAGGCATTACTGGATGAGGCAGGCTGGAAGCTGAAAGAAGACGGCTACCGCTATCAAAATGGCAAAAGGCTGAGTGTCGCCATTTACTATAATTCCGATAATGCAGGTGAAAGAACGATAAGTGAATCCATTCAACAAGATTTCAAGCAAGTGGGGATCAAGCTGGATATTAGAGGAGAAGAAAAACAGGCGTTTTTAGATCGCCAAAAAACAGGGAAATTCGATCTGATGTACTCGCTATCGTGGGGACTTCCTTATGATCCACAAACCTATGTTTCTTCGTTCCGCGTAGCATCGCATGCTGATTATCAAGCCCAGTTAGGATTGAAGAAGAAAAAGTGGCTGGACGAGACGATTACGAAAGTATTGGTAGAACCAGATGAGCAAAAGCGGAAACAAATGTATCGAGACATCTTGATGTATATCCATGATGAAAATGTCTACATCCCAATTTCTTATTCTGTGACAAAGGCTGTTTATAATAAGCGCCTGAAAGGCATAGGTTTTCATGTGTCACAGTATGAAATTCCCTTTGACCGTATGTATTTTTCTTCATAA
- the opp1B gene encoding nickel/cobalt ABC transporter permease, whose translation MTRYLLKRILLLFPLMIFITFFAFVLLTMRASDPAEVALRVNQVTPTEDMIESMRQELGLDQPFLIRYATWLKDGLTGDFGRSYVTQEPVFDLIMEALPATLQLAGAALFFIIVLSLLFGVICAYAAHTWVDRVLRAFVFIAASMPSFWLGILFIWLFSVKFNWVNTSGMEGFKSILLPAVTLSLGYLSTYVRLIRNQILKFQHEPFVFYARARGLKERAVQLKVMRHALQLAVTALGMSIPKLIAGTVIIENLFAWPGVGRLCVTAIFHADFPMIQAYLFVMGFLFVVCNLMADVVQMTMNPQLRKEV comes from the coding sequence ATGACACGCTATCTCTTAAAACGAATATTACTGCTTTTCCCACTCATGATCTTTATCACCTTCTTTGCTTTTGTACTGCTGACGATGCGGGCAAGTGATCCAGCTGAGGTCGCTTTGCGGGTGAATCAAGTCACTCCAACAGAAGACATGATTGAATCGATGCGGCAGGAGCTAGGCTTAGATCAGCCATTTCTTATACGATATGCCACATGGCTTAAAGATGGATTAACAGGTGATTTTGGCAGGAGTTATGTTACACAAGAGCCAGTTTTTGATCTCATCATGGAGGCGCTGCCTGCCACATTGCAGCTTGCAGGAGCAGCGCTCTTTTTCATCATTGTATTGAGTTTGTTATTCGGAGTGATCTGTGCATATGCTGCTCATACATGGGTAGACCGAGTACTGAGAGCCTTTGTGTTTATCGCTGCTTCAATGCCTAGTTTTTGGTTAGGGATTTTGTTTATTTGGCTTTTTTCTGTCAAATTCAATTGGGTCAATACGAGTGGAATGGAAGGATTCAAATCAATTCTTCTACCAGCTGTCACACTATCACTTGGGTACTTATCAACCTATGTGAGACTGATCCGCAATCAAATCCTGAAATTTCAGCACGAGCCCTTTGTTTTTTATGCAAGAGCTCGCGGTTTAAAGGAACGGGCTGTTCAACTGAAAGTGATGAGACATGCACTTCAATTAGCTGTGACAGCACTTGGCATGTCTATCCCAAAACTCATTGCTGGCACAGTTATTATTGAAAATCTTTTTGCTTGGCCAGGGGTTGGCCGGTTGTGTGTAACAGCTATTTTCCATGCCGATTTCCCTATGATTCAAGCCTATTTATTTGTGATGGGGTTCCTTTTTGTTGTGTGTAACCTCATGGCTGATGTTGTGCAAATGACCATGAATCCGCAGTTGCGAAAGGAGGTCTGA
- a CDS encoding arylamine N-acetyltransferase family protein — translation MMQSAFLQKIGYEGQSITFDDLPVLLKKMAYTFPFENRSVLNKQSYALNQEGLKQHLLEGERGGLCYDLNPLLYYVLKEAGLAVQLVQGTVYNKEACTWAIDGTHVAMTLNHHNERFLIDAGFGVNLPLQPVPFTEEWVEGASIRFRVKEEETEKGTHLLQLDKGEGAETGYAFTLEEVSEPTLVQMRHEIYENEASPFNKRPLASKLTPTGRVVVTEDHVTTHEHEEVSKKPLPLPFEEYVKTLLP, via the coding sequence ATGATGCAATCAGCATTTTTACAGAAGATCGGATACGAAGGCCAGTCCATCACCTTTGATGATCTGCCTGTATTATTAAAAAAGATGGCCTACACCTTTCCATTTGAAAATAGATCTGTGCTGAACAAACAATCCTATGCCTTGAATCAAGAGGGGTTGAAGCAGCATCTTCTTGAAGGAGAAAGAGGAGGTCTTTGCTACGATCTCAATCCTCTCTTATATTATGTGTTAAAAGAGGCAGGGCTTGCTGTACAGCTCGTTCAAGGGACCGTGTATAACAAAGAAGCGTGCACATGGGCAATTGATGGCACGCACGTAGCCATGACGTTGAACCATCACAACGAACGCTTCCTTATTGATGCGGGATTTGGTGTGAATTTACCTCTTCAGCCTGTACCTTTTACAGAAGAATGGGTGGAAGGAGCGTCTATTCGGTTTCGAGTCAAAGAAGAGGAAACCGAAAAAGGAACGCATCTGCTCCAATTAGATAAGGGGGAAGGCGCTGAAACAGGCTATGCTTTCACATTGGAAGAGGTGAGCGAGCCTACTTTGGTCCAAATGAGACATGAGATTTATGAAAATGAAGCCTCTCCTTTTAACAAAAGACCGCTTGCGTCAAAGCTCACACCAACAGGACGTGTAGTCGTCACCGAGGATCATGTCACCACACATGAACATGAAGAAGTGTCGAAAAAACCGCTGCCTCTGCCTTTTGAGGAATACGTGAAAACTCTTTTGCCGTAA
- the clpP gene encoding ATP-dependent Clp endopeptidase proteolytic subunit ClpP: protein MNLIPTVIEQTNRGERAYDIYSRLLKDRIIMLGSAIDDNVANSIVSQLLFLEAEDPEKDISIYINSPGGSITAGMAIYDTMQFIKPKVSTICIGMAASMGAFLLAAGEKGKRYALPNSEVMIHQPLGGAQGQATEIEIAAKRILSLRDKLNQVLAERTGQPIEVIERDTDRDNFKTAEEALEYGLIDKVLTRNSEEQK, encoded by the coding sequence ATGAATTTAATACCTACAGTCATTGAGCAAACAAATCGTGGGGAAAGAGCTTACGACATTTATTCTCGTCTTTTAAAAGACCGTATTATCATGCTTGGTTCTGCGATCGATGACAATGTTGCCAACTCCATCGTGTCACAGCTGCTTTTCTTAGAAGCTGAAGATCCAGAAAAAGATATTTCTATCTACATTAACAGCCCTGGCGGTTCGATCACAGCTGGTATGGCCATTTACGATACGATGCAATTTATTAAACCAAAGGTATCAACCATTTGTATTGGTATGGCTGCATCTATGGGTGCGTTCCTGCTTGCTGCTGGTGAAAAAGGTAAGCGTTATGCCCTTCCAAACAGTGAAGTCATGATTCACCAACCACTAGGTGGTGCCCAAGGTCAAGCAACAGAAATTGAAATTGCGGCAAAACGAATCCTTTCTTTACGCGATAAACTGAACCAAGTACTTGCTGAACGTACTGGTCAGCCAATTGAAGTGATTGAGCGCGATACAGATCGTGACAACTTCAAAACAGCGGAAGAAGCACTTGAATACGGACTTATTGACAAAGTCTTGACCCGTAATTCAGAAGAACAAAAATAA
- a CDS encoding D-glycerate dehydrogenase, with amino-acid sequence MTPHIFVAKPLPASFEEILKEHCTYEVWQSKDPIPKGILFQKLQHADGLLTSGTKIDQELLDHAPKLKVVSNNSVGYDNFDIEAMRQRGVIGTHTPYTLDHTVADLAFSLILSSARRIAELDRFIREGKWTKFVQEEDIFGIDVHHQTLGIIGMGRIGEQVAKRAAHGFDMNVLYHNRSRNEKAESAYGALYCTLDDLLKQADIIVLITPLTNETYHMIGERELKLMKQTALFVNISRGKTVDEKSLIQALQEGWIKGAGLDVFEQEPLQEKHPFKEMNNVTLAPHIGSATETTRDLMLKRAIHNVIHGIDGKAPVDIVKELASS; translated from the coding sequence GTGACACCACACATTTTTGTCGCCAAACCATTACCTGCCTCTTTTGAGGAAATACTAAAGGAACATTGTACATACGAGGTGTGGCAATCCAAAGACCCCATTCCAAAAGGTATTTTGTTTCAAAAACTGCAGCATGCTGATGGTCTTTTAACGTCTGGAACGAAAATCGATCAAGAGCTATTAGATCACGCACCAAAACTCAAAGTAGTGAGCAATAACTCTGTTGGCTATGACAACTTCGATATAGAAGCGATGAGGCAAAGAGGCGTAATCGGAACGCACACGCCTTATACACTCGATCATACTGTTGCTGACCTTGCATTTTCACTCATTCTTTCCTCTGCGCGAAGAATTGCCGAGCTTGATCGTTTTATCCGCGAGGGGAAATGGACGAAATTTGTACAGGAAGAAGATATCTTTGGCATCGATGTCCATCATCAAACGCTTGGCATTATTGGCATGGGACGAATCGGAGAGCAAGTAGCCAAACGAGCCGCACATGGTTTTGATATGAATGTCCTGTATCATAACCGCAGCCGGAATGAAAAGGCTGAATCAGCATATGGCGCTTTATATTGCACACTTGATGACCTGCTAAAGCAAGCCGATATCATTGTGTTGATTACACCGCTGACCAATGAAACGTATCATATGATTGGAGAACGGGAATTGAAGTTAATGAAGCAAACGGCTTTATTTGTAAACATCTCACGCGGGAAAACAGTGGATGAAAAAAGCCTCATTCAAGCGCTTCAGGAGGGATGGATCAAAGGCGCAGGTCTTGATGTGTTTGAGCAGGAACCGCTTCAGGAGAAACATCCTTTCAAAGAAATGAACAATGTCACACTTGCTCCTCACATCGGTTCTGCTACTGAAACAACACGGGATCTTATGCTGAAACGAGCCATTCATAATGTGATTCATGGAATTGATGGCAAAGCCCCTGTTGATATTGTGAAGGAGCTTGCTTCATCTTAA
- a CDS encoding SulP family inorganic anion transporter — protein sequence MRFYGRFEGYDSSKFRRDLIAGLVVGVVAIPLGMAFAIASGVGPEYGLYTVIVAGILISLFGGSKYQIGGPTGAFVPILFGIVSQYGIENLLIAGFMAGCMLVLFGIFKLGKLMKFIPRPVIIGFTAGIAVIIFLGQIANFLGLKGVEKHESFFLNMREIVVHLGTANSLAIITAVIGLIVIVAAQKYIPKIPGALLGLLASTFLAVLFFQGQVETIGSAYGEIPRQLPSFAFPELTIEKMIYLLPPAIVIALLGGVESILSAMVADNMKGSKHDSNKELVGQGIANMAAPLFGGIPATGAIARTATNIKNGGASPISGVVHGVVVLLILMLFAPYASMIPLAAMAPILMFVAWNMSEKKEFINIVKVKNADSLVLVVTFLLTVIGDLIIGVTAGLILAFIAFIKKMSQTTSIHTNVAVPQMETAAALEKQTDQRGISMYSIEGPLFFGTTDSLENSILDHVQTKPKTLILLMNKVNYMDTSAEAVLMNISNRLKHHNGKLMIVGLQSQPKELLRRTGLFHHIGKQHFFERTDDISPQQL from the coding sequence ATGCGTTTTTATGGAAGATTTGAAGGATATGATTCATCAAAGTTTAGACGCGATTTAATCGCTGGGCTTGTCGTGGGCGTTGTGGCAATTCCTTTAGGCATGGCTTTTGCCATTGCATCTGGTGTCGGACCAGAATATGGATTATACACAGTCATCGTTGCCGGCATTTTGATTTCATTGTTTGGTGGTTCAAAGTATCAGATCGGCGGGCCGACTGGGGCGTTTGTTCCGATTTTATTTGGTATCGTCAGCCAGTATGGTATCGAAAACCTACTCATAGCCGGTTTTATGGCAGGCTGTATGCTTGTATTATTCGGAATATTCAAACTAGGGAAGCTCATGAAATTTATTCCTCGTCCGGTTATCATCGGCTTTACTGCTGGCATTGCTGTCATTATTTTTTTAGGGCAGATTGCCAACTTCCTCGGATTAAAGGGTGTTGAAAAACATGAAAGCTTTTTCCTCAATATGAGAGAAATTGTGGTCCATCTCGGTACCGCAAACAGTCTTGCCATCATCACAGCCGTTATTGGGCTCATCGTGATTGTGGCGGCTCAAAAATACATTCCCAAAATACCTGGTGCTCTATTAGGTCTATTGGCTTCAACGTTTCTAGCTGTTCTCTTTTTCCAAGGACAAGTTGAAACGATCGGCTCGGCATATGGGGAAATTCCTCGTCAGCTGCCAAGCTTCGCTTTTCCTGAATTAACAATTGAAAAAATGATATACCTCCTGCCTCCAGCGATTGTCATTGCACTTTTAGGCGGAGTGGAGTCAATCTTGTCAGCTATGGTTGCTGATAATATGAAAGGCTCAAAGCATGACAGCAATAAGGAGCTTGTCGGACAAGGGATCGCCAATATGGCGGCACCGCTGTTCGGAGGAATTCCGGCGACTGGGGCGATTGCCCGTACGGCAACAAACATCAAAAATGGCGGAGCAAGCCCGATTTCTGGTGTGGTACATGGCGTCGTCGTGCTGCTCATCTTAATGCTATTTGCGCCATATGCGTCGATGATTCCACTTGCTGCGATGGCACCGATTTTAATGTTTGTTGCTTGGAATATGAGTGAGAAAAAAGAGTTTATCAATATTGTAAAAGTGAAAAATGCGGATTCACTTGTACTTGTTGTGACCTTCCTGCTGACGGTCATCGGTGATTTGATTATTGGCGTCACCGCAGGTCTCATTTTAGCATTTATCGCTTTTATCAAAAAAATGAGCCAGACTACCAGCATTCATACTAATGTTGCGGTTCCCCAAATGGAAACGGCAGCTGCTTTAGAAAAACAGACAGACCAGCGAGGTATCAGTATGTACTCCATTGAAGGGCCGCTGTTTTTCGGAACAACAGATTCATTGGAAAATTCGATTTTGGACCATGTTCAGACAAAGCCGAAAACGCTCATTCTGCTCATGAATAAAGTCAATTATATGGACACATCAGCAGAAGCGGTTCTGATGAATATCTCCAATCGTTTAAAGCATCATAATGGAAAGCTGATGATTGTCGGACTTCAATCACAGCCTAAAGAGCTTTTGCGTCGAACGGGTCTTTTTCATCATATTGGAAAGCAGCATTTCTTTGAACGAACAGATGATATCTCGCCACAGCAGTTATAA
- a CDS encoding macrolide family glycosyltransferase, with product MAKILLITFPAEGHVNPMLGIIKAWADRGDEVHAVTTVHYEQRIKRLGAHVHKHPDYIRTLHVDEGNLDSMQPFFHAMLQTSFDILEVVETLSQQHSFDFVYFDMFGAGELVRDYLQIPGIGSNPSFVLQEAHFDTPLYRKDEKAGHLLENIQERFGVQPTRLMQFMKNRGELNIVYTSEYFQPSVDAVNDSFVFIGPSFLKRADQHDFPLEALEQEKVVFISMGTVLGDTEAFFNMCIDAFADFDGKVVLATGEKVDRSLLKEAPSHFLIEPYVPQLEVLELTDVFVTHGGMNSVNEGIHYHVPMVVIPIDKDQPMVAQRLTELSAARALDKDQLTAKQLRETVESVLGSDTYRAGIEKIEESFQTAGRTEKALRVIDQLLQTKQTQS from the coding sequence GTGGCGAAGATTTTATTGATTACATTTCCAGCTGAAGGGCATGTGAACCCTATGTTAGGGATCATCAAAGCATGGGCGGATCGAGGAGATGAAGTACATGCGGTCACAACTGTACATTATGAGCAGCGAATCAAACGCTTAGGAGCTCACGTACATAAACATCCAGACTATATTCGTACATTACATGTGGATGAAGGAAATCTCGATTCCATGCAGCCGTTCTTTCATGCCATGCTGCAAACATCATTTGATATTTTAGAGGTGGTGGAAACACTTTCTCAGCAGCATTCATTTGATTTTGTCTATTTTGATATGTTTGGGGCAGGGGAGCTTGTTCGAGATTACTTACAAATTCCAGGGATCGGCTCAAACCCATCTTTTGTGCTGCAAGAGGCGCATTTTGATACACCGCTATACAGAAAGGATGAGAAAGCCGGTCATCTGTTAGAAAACATACAAGAGCGTTTTGGCGTTCAGCCAACGCGTTTGATGCAATTCATGAAAAACCGCGGAGAGCTCAATATCGTGTATACAAGTGAATATTTCCAGCCGTCTGTCGATGCAGTGAACGACTCGTTTGTTTTCATTGGACCGAGCTTTCTAAAAAGGGCAGATCAGCATGATTTCCCGCTGGAAGCACTTGAGCAAGAAAAAGTCGTCTTTATTTCGATGGGCACCGTACTTGGGGATACAGAAGCATTTTTTAATATGTGTATTGATGCCTTTGCCGACTTTGACGGAAAAGTGGTGCTCGCAACAGGTGAAAAAGTGGATCGGTCTCTCTTGAAAGAGGCGCCGTCTCATTTTCTGATAGAACCTTATGTACCGCAGCTTGAAGTGCTTGAGCTGACAGATGTGTTTGTGACCCATGGCGGAATGAACAGTGTCAATGAAGGCATTCATTATCACGTTCCGATGGTCGTCATTCCGATCGACAAAGATCAGCCGATGGTCGCACAAAGACTGACAGAGCTATCTGCTGCCCGTGCACTTGATAAAGATCAGCTGACAGCAAAGCAGCTAAGAGAAACCGTGGAATCTGTTCTGGGAAGTGACACGTACCGTGCTGGGATTGAAAAAATTGAAGAAAGCTTCCAAACAGCAGGTAGAACAGAAAAAGCATTGCGGGTGATCGATCAATTGTTGCAAACGAAACAGACTCAATCGTGA
- a CDS encoding MazG nucleotide pyrophosphohydrolase domain-containing protein: MQTTEMEKWIKDFYEMRNWTKYGPFIRLGFLMEETGELARAVRAIEIGRDRPDEQRQKSSELKKELVEEMGDVLANLLILANLYDVTVEEVFSSHQQKLTKRFSEEIEQVKST, translated from the coding sequence ATGCAAACAACGGAGATGGAGAAGTGGATCAAGGATTTTTATGAAATGAGAAATTGGACAAAATACGGGCCGTTTATCCGGTTAGGCTTCCTCATGGAAGAAACGGGAGAACTCGCTCGTGCTGTTAGAGCAATAGAGATCGGACGTGACCGGCCTGATGAGCAAAGACAAAAATCATCCGAGTTGAAGAAAGAACTCGTTGAAGAAATGGGTGATGTGTTAGCGAATCTACTTATTTTAGCCAATCTCTATGATGTCACAGTAGAAGAGGTCTTCTCCTCTCATCAACAGAAACTCACAAAGCGTTTTTCAGAAGAAATAGAGCAAGTGAAAAGCACGTGA